One part of the Terrimicrobium sacchariphilum genome encodes these proteins:
- a CDS encoding substrate-binding domain-containing protein gives MSGVPHHLSPHRPVILVALNWYSLAIHRGIARYASEAGWILDSSMTRHGLVPKDWHGDGIICSLHWDSSLHEMIARTTLPVVNIGGTILNRPAVMQNDQAIGKLAAGYFQKRGFQNYAFFLKSNALTSRHRCRAFAEAARRAGGRCFVLDWPTASAMPRQTRYSRHYPANEHDERRLLDWLAGEIDNLPKPVALFGEFDDPAIDVLYACREQNIMVPEQVAVLGMDNDELRCEFAPVPLSSIDINQELLGYRAASMLDQLLNRELLPRKIVRIPPAGIVTRQSTDILAIAHPHVATVLRYIWQNYARRINAKTAAAIVPISYRWLHDAFLQHVGRTIADEIQHKRLEAAKKLLTESRRKAGDIAAEAGFPNEDRMGRVFRRVEGMSPMAYRRRFGKVHSSDHPAVPRKK, from the coding sequence ATGAGCGGCGTTCCTCATCACCTGTCTCCACATCGACCCGTCATCCTGGTCGCTCTGAACTGGTACTCCCTCGCCATTCATCGCGGCATCGCGCGGTATGCCAGCGAGGCGGGCTGGATACTCGACTCGAGCATGACTCGCCATGGACTCGTGCCGAAGGACTGGCACGGCGACGGTATCATCTGCAGCCTGCACTGGGACTCCAGCCTGCATGAGATGATCGCCCGCACCACGCTGCCCGTGGTGAACATCGGGGGGACGATTCTCAACCGGCCTGCCGTCATGCAAAACGACCAGGCGATCGGGAAACTCGCCGCGGGCTATTTCCAGAAACGCGGGTTTCAAAACTATGCGTTCTTTCTCAAGTCCAACGCTCTCACCTCTCGCCACCGCTGCCGGGCCTTTGCCGAGGCCGCACGTCGAGCGGGCGGACGATGCTTCGTCCTCGACTGGCCCACGGCCAGCGCCATGCCGAGGCAAACCCGCTACTCCCGGCACTACCCCGCCAATGAACATGACGAGCGACGGTTGCTGGACTGGCTCGCCGGCGAGATCGACAACCTGCCCAAGCCGGTCGCGCTCTTTGGCGAGTTCGACGATCCCGCCATCGATGTACTCTACGCCTGCCGTGAGCAGAATATCATGGTGCCCGAGCAGGTCGCCGTCCTCGGGATGGATAATGATGAACTGCGCTGCGAGTTTGCTCCGGTCCCGCTCTCGAGCATCGACATCAACCAGGAGCTGCTCGGCTACCGGGCTGCATCGATGCTCGATCAGCTTCTCAACCGGGAGCTGCTCCCCCGCAAGATCGTGCGCATCCCCCCGGCAGGCATCGTCACGCGCCAGAGCACCGACATTCTTGCCATCGCACACCCGCATGTTGCCACCGTGCTCCGCTACATCTGGCAGAACTACGCCCGGAGGATCAATGCCAAGACGGCGGCGGCGATCGTCCCGATCTCCTACCGCTGGCTGCACGATGCCTTCCTCCAGCACGTGGGCCGGACGATTGCCGACGAGATCCAGCACAAGCGTCTGGAGGCCGCAAAGAAACTCCTCACCGAGTCGCGTCGGAAAGCCGGGGACATCGCCGCCGAGGCGGGTTTTCCCAACGAGGACCGCATGGGGCGTGTCTTTCGCCGCGTGGAGGGCATGTCCCCGATGGCCTACCGCCGCCGCTTCGGGAAGGTCCACTCATCCGACCATCCCGCGGTACCTCGGAAGAAATAG
- a CDS encoding glycoside hydrolase family 130 protein, with product MKKTHFTSQLGKLQRKHSALLARRNPIDPAWYNGVYSRYTHPVLTADHVPLDWRYDLNPGTNPFCQERLGINAAFNAGAIEWKGRVLLCVRVEGWDRKSFFAMAESKNGIDGFRFWDEPCVIPETDSPDTNVYDMRLVQHEDGWIYGLFCTERRDPKAPPADQSSAIAQCGIVRTRNFQDWERLPDLVTPSAQQRNVVLHPEFVRGQYALYTRPQDSFIDAGSGGGIGWALCRSLDKPRTGKEEIIDPRVYHTISELKNGQGPAPIKTPEGWLHLAHGVRNTAAGLRYVLYLFLTDLTDPRKIIARPQGYFIAPTGEERIGDVSNVVFSNGWVARKNGTVLIYYASSDTRLHVASTTIPQLLDYVKNTPADGLRSAASVQQRIALIRANRRFRTKSRRNVA from the coding sequence ATGAAAAAGACCCACTTCACCTCTCAGCTTGGCAAGCTCCAGCGCAAACACTCCGCCCTCCTTGCACGACGGAATCCCATCGATCCCGCGTGGTACAACGGAGTCTACAGTCGATACACCCACCCCGTGCTCACCGCCGATCATGTGCCGCTCGACTGGAGGTACGACCTGAACCCGGGGACGAACCCTTTCTGCCAGGAGCGTCTCGGGATCAACGCCGCCTTCAACGCGGGGGCGATCGAATGGAAAGGACGGGTGCTGCTGTGCGTGCGCGTCGAGGGGTGGGACCGCAAAAGTTTCTTTGCCATGGCCGAGTCAAAGAACGGCATCGATGGATTCCGTTTCTGGGACGAACCCTGCGTCATCCCCGAGACAGACAGTCCCGACACCAATGTCTACGACATGCGGCTCGTGCAGCATGAGGATGGATGGATATATGGACTCTTTTGCACCGAACGCCGGGACCCGAAAGCCCCGCCGGCCGATCAATCCAGCGCCATCGCGCAGTGCGGCATCGTGCGCACCCGCAATTTCCAGGATTGGGAGCGTCTCCCCGATCTCGTCACCCCCTCGGCACAGCAGCGCAACGTTGTCCTGCACCCGGAGTTTGTACGCGGCCAGTATGCACTCTACACGCGGCCGCAGGATTCCTTCATCGATGCAGGCTCGGGAGGTGGGATTGGCTGGGCCCTCTGCCGTTCCCTCGACAAGCCCCGCACGGGCAAGGAGGAAATCATTGATCCCCGGGTGTACCATACCATTAGCGAATTGAAGAATGGACAGGGACCCGCTCCCATCAAGACCCCCGAGGGTTGGCTGCACCTCGCACACGGCGTGCGCAACACGGCCGCCGGTCTACGCTATGTGCTTTATCTGTTCCTCACGGATTTGACTGATCCCCGGAAGATCATTGCGCGTCCGCAGGGGTACTTCATCGCGCCGACAGGCGAGGAGCGCATCGGCGATGTTTCCAATGTCGTCTTCAGCAACGGCTGGGTCGCCCGCAAGAACGGTACCGTGCTGATCTATTACGCCTCGTCCGACACGCGACTCCATGTGGCGAGCACTACGATCCCGCAGCTCCTCGACTATGTGAAAAACACCCCGGCCGACGGCCTGCGGTCGGCTGCCAGCGTGCAGCAGCGCATCGCCCTCATCCGAGCCAATCGTCGATTCCGCACGAAATCGCGCCGCAACGTTGCCTAA
- a CDS encoding MFS transporter: protein MNVLTASPSIPVSDRIPLPQKAAFSFGIWADYLCTTLLLGSLWMPYFNIGMGIDPAKLGIVLMILQAWNAVLDPVMGNVSDNTRTRWGRRRPFLAAGAFLTAMVFPWLWRPPASLGETGTLVYLLVVGMVFYTCFSCWAMPYYGLQLELTPNYDERTRLSAWMTFFGKMCGLIGSWAMAFISGPLFAHPETGKPDLVHGMQVSSWFIAGIILVVGLMPALFVRERYYQAETRTQARDPFWQSIRESFRCRPLWLLIGMSFFLVVGSSSVSALGQYVNIYYVCHGDIAAASIIGGWKGSVIVVTGILCIPFYTWLGERLDKKQVVGIMLLISLIGHLSNIVLMNPHHPYLQVIPGVFESAAISAIWLFVPSMKADIADYDELQTHRRREGALNAFYSWFIKAALTCSMGLGGLVLSLSGFDVKRASEQPPEVLHSMLLLYVGLPVLIWSAGLLFVWRYPLDRIQLGVIRRQLEARRGAM from the coding sequence ATGAACGTGCTGACAGCCAGCCCCTCGATCCCGGTCTCCGACCGCATCCCGCTGCCCCAGAAGGCGGCCTTCAGCTTTGGTATCTGGGCGGACTATCTGTGCACGACCCTGCTGCTGGGTTCCCTGTGGATGCCGTATTTCAACATCGGGATGGGTATCGATCCGGCAAAGCTCGGGATCGTGCTAATGATCCTCCAGGCCTGGAATGCGGTGCTCGACCCGGTGATGGGCAATGTATCGGACAACACCCGGACGCGCTGGGGCAGGCGGCGTCCGTTTCTCGCCGCCGGGGCGTTCCTCACCGCGATGGTGTTTCCCTGGCTGTGGCGGCCGCCTGCATCGCTGGGCGAGACGGGCACCCTCGTTTATCTCCTCGTGGTGGGCATGGTATTCTACACCTGCTTCTCCTGCTGGGCGATGCCGTACTATGGGCTGCAACTCGAGCTTACGCCCAACTACGATGAACGCACGCGGCTCTCCGCATGGATGACTTTCTTTGGCAAGATGTGCGGCCTCATCGGGAGCTGGGCGATGGCGTTCATCTCCGGCCCGCTCTTTGCCCATCCCGAGACGGGAAAGCCCGACCTCGTTCACGGCATGCAGGTGAGCAGCTGGTTCATCGCGGGCATCATCCTCGTCGTGGGCCTCATGCCAGCTCTCTTTGTGCGGGAGCGGTACTATCAGGCGGAGACCCGCACGCAGGCGCGAGACCCCTTCTGGCAAAGCATCCGCGAGTCCTTCCGGTGCAGACCGCTCTGGCTCCTGATCGGCATGTCGTTCTTTCTGGTGGTGGGGAGTTCCTCCGTCAGCGCCCTCGGCCAGTATGTGAATATTTACTATGTCTGCCATGGCGATATCGCCGCGGCCTCGATCATCGGCGGATGGAAGGGCAGCGTGATCGTGGTCACCGGCATCCTGTGCATCCCGTTTTACACCTGGCTGGGCGAGCGCCTCGACAAGAAGCAGGTGGTGGGCATCATGCTCCTCATCAGTCTCATCGGGCACCTCTCCAACATCGTGCTGATGAATCCCCATCATCCCTATCTCCAGGTCATTCCGGGCGTGTTTGAGTCTGCGGCGATCTCGGCGATCTGGCTCTTCGTACCCTCGATGAAGGCCGACATCGCGGACTATGACGAGCTCCAGACCCACCGCCGACGCGAGGGAGCGCTCAACGCCTTTTACTCCTGGTTCATCAAGGCGGCGCTCACCTGCTCGATGGGCCTGGGTGGGCTGGTGCTCTCGCTCTCGGGTTTCGATGTCAAGCGCGCCAGCGAGCAGCCCCCCGAGGTGCTGCACTCGATGCTGCTGCTCTATGTCGGCCTGCCCGTCCTGATCTGGAGTGCAGGGCTGCTCTTCGTCTGGCGGTATCCGCTGGATCGCATCCAGCTGGGCGTGATCCGCCGGCAGCTCGAAGCCCGCCGCGGCGCAATGTAG
- the vccD gene encoding Verru_Chthon cassette protein D — MANSVEKNRIYRSVAPRRRDAGFSLLELLAVIAVFGILASFTMPAVSSVMRASDLRTGAQILSEQLGLARQMAIAKNRSVEVRLYQYAASPETGDGKYRALQTFEILDSGTASPLSRVYRLPSSILIDSGTSDSQSTLSSIITATSSGGLSPAVASGAEVGYSLPEIGKSYRCVKFRFMPDGSTDLSPSSASWFLTLHHASEGDGLAKAPSDYSTVQIDPANGRTRIYHP, encoded by the coding sequence ATGGCTAATTCCGTCGAAAAAAACCGGATATATCGCAGCGTCGCGCCGCGTCGGCGTGATGCGGGATTTTCCTTGCTGGAATTGCTCGCCGTCATTGCGGTGTTTGGCATCCTGGCATCGTTCACCATGCCAGCGGTATCGTCGGTCATGCGAGCCTCCGACCTGCGCACCGGAGCGCAGATCCTGAGCGAGCAGCTCGGGCTGGCCCGGCAGATGGCGATCGCAAAAAACCGCAGCGTGGAGGTGAGGCTCTATCAATATGCCGCCTCGCCGGAAACCGGCGACGGAAAGTACCGCGCGCTTCAGACCTTTGAGATCCTCGACTCCGGCACGGCATCGCCGCTCAGTCGTGTGTATCGTCTGCCGTCCTCGATCCTCATCGACTCCGGAACCTCCGATTCGCAATCCACTCTTTCCTCGATCATTACGGCCACGAGTAGTGGAGGACTCTCCCCGGCGGTGGCCAGCGGAGCCGAGGTCGGGTATTCGCTGCCGGAAATTGGAAAATCCTATCGATGCGTGAAGTTTCGCTTCATGCCGGATGGTTCGACCGATCTTTCCCCGTCGAGCGCCTCATGGTTTCTGACTTTGCATCATGCGTCCGAAGGTGATGGCCTGGCCAAGGCGCCCTCGGACTACTCAACCGTTCAAATCGATCCGGCAAATGGGCGGACACGCATCTATCATCCTTAG
- the vccB gene encoding Verru_Chthon cassette protein B, with translation MGGHASIILRHRRGGAARRAFSLVEVTIAIGIVAFAFVALVGVLPVGLQTFRRAVDASIGAQITQRILNDIQQTDFDVLVGGHTSPFLFPSTTRYFDDQGSEVTMPSSAVYHVKTWINPTTDLPGGGSTPASNGNLATVTIQIVNNPGNRSLATDGSTGMWNDRSVGMVTTEAFVAKNR, from the coding sequence ATGGGCGGACACGCATCTATCATCCTTAGGCATCGTCGCGGCGGAGCGGCGCGCCGGGCCTTCAGCCTGGTGGAGGTCACCATCGCCATTGGCATCGTGGCATTTGCCTTTGTCGCGCTGGTGGGAGTGCTCCCGGTCGGGCTGCAGACGTTCCGCCGTGCGGTCGACGCCTCGATCGGGGCGCAGATCACGCAGCGCATCCTCAATGACATTCAGCAGACGGATTTTGACGTACTCGTCGGGGGACATACCTCGCCGTTTCTTTTCCCTTCCACGACGCGGTACTTTGATGACCAGGGTTCTGAAGTCACGATGCCATCTTCGGCAGTCTATCATGTCAAGACGTGGATCAATCCCACCACCGACCTGCCGGGAGGCGGCTCCACCCCGGCAAGCAACGGCAATCTCGCGACCGTGACGATCCAGATCGTCAATAATCCCGGCAATCGCTCGCTGGCCACCGATGGCTCAACCGGGATGTGGAATGATCGATCGGTGGGCATGGTGACCACCGAGGCCTTTGTCGCGAAAAATCGATGA